A section of the Roseivirga sp. BDSF3-8 genome encodes:
- a CDS encoding MBL fold metallo-hydrolase: protein MNLHIIHAGNFKLDGGAMFGVVPKSIWSRTNPSDENNMCSWAMRCLAIEDGNRLILIDNGMGNKQSDKFFGYYYLHGDKSLKGSLKEAGFGLGDVTDNFLTHLHFDHCGGGVEYSDKTSQSLRPVFENARYWTNKQHWDWANDPNPREKASFLKENILPMQESGQLEFVQKEKELPFKMDIIYVDGHTEKQMLPKIKYKDHTIVFAADLLPSVGHIPLPYVMAYDVRPLVTMKEKEAFLKEAADNNYILFFEHDPVNECCTVKHTDKGVRVDQVFPLSDIL, encoded by the coding sequence ATGAACCTCCATATTATACACGCAGGAAACTTCAAGCTTGATGGCGGCGCCATGTTCGGAGTCGTTCCCAAATCCATCTGGAGCAGGACTAATCCGTCCGATGAAAACAACATGTGCTCATGGGCCATGCGGTGCCTTGCCATAGAAGATGGTAACAGACTCATTCTCATTGATAATGGAATGGGTAACAAGCAAAGTGATAAATTTTTCGGTTACTACTACCTCCATGGTGATAAATCCTTGAAAGGAAGCCTGAAAGAAGCAGGATTTGGTCTGGGTGATGTCACAGATAACTTCTTGACTCACCTGCACTTTGATCATTGCGGAGGAGGGGTGGAATACAGCGATAAAACCAGCCAATCCCTCAGACCAGTTTTTGAGAATGCGAGATACTGGACCAATAAGCAGCACTGGGATTGGGCAAATGATCCTAACCCACGGGAAAAGGCCAGTTTTCTGAAGGAAAATATTCTGCCAATGCAGGAAAGCGGGCAGCTCGAATTCGTACAAAAAGAAAAAGAGCTTCCTTTTAAAATGGACATTATATACGTGGATGGCCATACAGAAAAGCAGATGCTTCCCAAGATCAAATATAAGGATCACACCATTGTGTTTGCTGCAGACCTGCTACCTTCCGTAGGGCATATACCCTTGCCGTATGTCATGGCATACGATGTGAGACCTTTGGTTACAATGAAGGAGAAGGAGGCATTTTTGAAAGAGGCTGCAGATAATAATTACATCCTCTTTTTCGAGCATGACCCTGTTAACGAGTGTTGTACAGTTAAACATACCGATAAAGGTGTGAGGGTCGACCAGGTATTTCCACTATCAGATATACTATAA
- a CDS encoding patatin-like phospholipase family protein, with translation MALGIALSGGGARAIAHLGILQVLEEHNLQPDRITGSSAGALLGALYAKGYKPKAILDIVTKTSFTKLIRPAMSISGLLKIGTIEPVFLQYFPDNDFSGLKIPLIVAATDVEKGKTVYFSKGQLIPPVLASCCLPVIFSPYTIDGTRYIDGGIMNNLPVEPLEGYCDRIIGLHCNPVNDGFNPKNMRDILEKSLLMAINYNAYQRKKTCDLFLEPPDCKHYKVFDFKKAGELFDIGYNYALSRLDEIKQLDELAS, from the coding sequence ATGGCATTAGGCATAGCACTTTCCGGAGGTGGAGCGCGCGCCATTGCACACCTGGGCATACTCCAGGTGCTGGAAGAGCATAACCTGCAACCTGACCGTATCACTGGTAGTAGTGCCGGTGCTTTATTAGGCGCACTGTATGCTAAGGGCTACAAACCTAAGGCTATTCTCGATATTGTCACCAAAACCAGCTTCACCAAGCTCATACGACCGGCGATGAGTATCTCCGGGCTTCTGAAAATTGGCACCATTGAGCCTGTTTTCCTCCAGTATTTTCCAGATAATGACTTCTCAGGTTTAAAAATACCTCTTATTGTTGCAGCCACGGATGTAGAAAAAGGAAAAACTGTCTATTTCAGCAAAGGACAATTGATACCTCCTGTTTTGGCTAGTTGCTGCCTGCCTGTAATATTCTCACCCTATACGATAGACGGCACCCGCTACATAGATGGCGGTATTATGAATAATCTGCCTGTGGAGCCACTGGAAGGTTATTGTGATCGTATTATCGGCCTTCATTGTAATCCGGTAAATGATGGTTTCAACCCTAAGAACATGAGGGATATTCTGGAAAAAAGTTTACTGATGGCCATCAATTACAACGCGTACCAGCGCAAAAAAACCTGTGACCTCTTCCTGGAACCGCCAGATTGTAAGCATTATAAGGTTTTCGACTTTAAAAAAGCCGGGGAGTTATTTGATATCGGCTATAACTATGCACTCAGCCGTCTTGACGAAATAAAGCAATTGGACGAATTGGCAAGCTAA
- a CDS encoding porin family protein — MKKISIFTLLICAIFTTTSFAQGPEIGIKGGLNYSTLTGDFDGLEGSIGWHAGLAFGLNFTDSYTLQPEILLSSQGVDFEDVDDSGLNLLYLNIPVLAKFRFAEIAYFEAGPYIGFLINEEYEINGEEVDIDDTFKSTDYGVIAGVGVDLIGGFGAGVRYQLGLNNIADDSDDVNNPFDDDGDPSNGVFQVYAAYYFGR; from the coding sequence ATGAAGAAAATTAGCATTTTTACATTACTTATCTGCGCCATTTTTACAACGACATCGTTCGCGCAGGGTCCTGAAATTGGCATCAAGGGTGGTCTGAACTATTCTACTCTAACCGGGGACTTTGATGGCCTCGAAGGTTCGATAGGATGGCATGCAGGTCTGGCTTTCGGACTCAATTTCACTGACTCCTATACGCTTCAGCCTGAAATTTTACTAAGCTCACAAGGTGTGGACTTTGAGGACGTTGATGACAGTGGCCTTAACTTACTTTACCTGAACATTCCTGTTTTAGCTAAATTTCGTTTTGCTGAAATAGCCTACTTTGAAGCGGGTCCGTACATTGGTTTTCTTATCAATGAAGAGTATGAGATCAACGGAGAAGAAGTAGATATTGATGATACCTTCAAAAGCACCGATTATGGTGTAATTGCTGGTGTAGGCGTCGACCTGATAGGCGGATTTGGTGCCGGTGTAAGATACCAACTGGGTCTGAATAACATTGCAGACGATTCTGATGATGTAAATAACCCATTTGATGATGATGGTGACCCAAGTAATGGTGTCTTCCAGGTTTATGCTGCTTATTACTTTGGCAGATAA
- a CDS encoding acetyl-CoA carboxylase carboxyltransferase subunit alpha: MLLEFEKPIAELEAKLKDMKELADQNNVNVSDAVKSLEKRIKELKEETFNNLTRWQRVQLSRHSERPYTLDYIYEITDDFVELHGDRSVADDKAMVGGFGTIDQQTFMFIGQQKGRNTKQRQMRNFGMANPEGYRKALRLMKIAEKFNKPIVTLIDTPGAFPGLEAEERGQGEAIARNLKEMFALKVPVICIIIGEGASGGALGIAIGDRVLMLENTWYSVISPESCSSILWRSWDYKEQAAEALKLSAADMLHFKLIDGIVPEPLGGAHTDLKKVSATLKASILKELKDIQSQPVEEMIANRIDKFSSMGVFNE; encoded by the coding sequence ATGCTCTTGGAATTTGAAAAACCGATAGCGGAGCTTGAGGCCAAGCTAAAGGATATGAAAGAACTCGCCGATCAAAATAATGTTAACGTCTCTGACGCGGTGAAGTCTCTTGAAAAGCGGATCAAAGAACTGAAGGAAGAGACCTTCAATAATCTGACCCGATGGCAACGTGTCCAGCTATCTCGGCACTCAGAAAGACCCTATACCCTTGATTATATTTATGAGATCACAGATGATTTTGTAGAGTTACATGGTGACCGGTCTGTCGCAGATGATAAAGCCATGGTAGGCGGATTTGGCACCATAGATCAGCAGACCTTTATGTTTATTGGTCAGCAAAAAGGTCGTAATACTAAGCAGCGCCAGATGCGTAACTTTGGTATGGCTAACCCTGAAGGCTACCGCAAGGCTCTGCGACTAATGAAAATCGCTGAAAAATTTAATAAGCCCATTGTTACCCTTATCGACACTCCGGGCGCTTTTCCTGGATTAGAAGCAGAGGAAAGAGGCCAGGGAGAAGCAATTGCCCGCAATTTGAAAGAGATGTTTGCTCTGAAAGTACCGGTGATATGCATTATTATTGGTGAAGGGGCCTCAGGAGGAGCATTAGGTATAGCTATAGGTGACCGTGTACTTATGCTTGAAAATACCTGGTATTCAGTAATTTCACCAGAGTCGTGCAGTAGTATTCTCTGGAGAAGCTGGGATTATAAAGAACAGGCAGCCGAAGCACTGAAGCTTTCTGCTGCTGACATGCTTCATTTCAAGCTTATTGATGGCATTGTTCCCGAACCTCTTGGCGGGGCACATACCGACCTCAAAAAGGTATCTGCTACGCTTAAGGCTAGCATACTGAAAGAACTAAAGGATATACAGTCCCAGCCGGTAGAGGAGATGATCGCCAATCGAATCGATAAGTTCTCGTCGATGGGCGTTTTCAACGAGTAA
- a CDS encoding 1-acyl-sn-glycerol-3-phosphate acyltransferase has product MVRALAKFLFFVSGWRLGGKFPADVKKAVMVAAPHTSNWDLVYARAAFYLMGIPVRFTIKKEWIKGPMGWFLKKLGAIAIDRQKFKSADKRGSSVAAMIELFDSREELVVLVTPEGTRKYAEKWKTGFYYVALGAKLPIVLGYLNYKEKVAGIGPAIQPTGDIEIDMEKIKDFYRKIPAKYPDQGVK; this is encoded by the coding sequence ATGGTGAGAGCTTTAGCTAAATTTTTGTTTTTCGTATCCGGCTGGCGCCTCGGAGGGAAATTTCCTGCGGATGTGAAAAAAGCCGTGATGGTTGCCGCACCGCACACCAGCAATTGGGACCTTGTATATGCCCGGGCCGCTTTTTACCTGATGGGCATTCCTGTCAGGTTTACCATCAAAAAGGAGTGGATTAAAGGCCCTATGGGCTGGTTTCTTAAAAAGCTGGGCGCAATAGCCATAGACCGTCAAAAGTTTAAGAGTGCTGATAAACGGGGGAGCAGCGTTGCAGCCATGATAGAACTGTTTGATAGCCGCGAGGAACTGGTGGTACTGGTAACGCCCGAAGGCACACGCAAGTATGCAGAAAAATGGAAAACCGGCTTTTATTATGTAGCCCTTGGAGCCAAACTTCCCATTGTCCTTGGCTACCTTAATTACAAGGAAAAAGTGGCCGGCATTGGTCCTGCCATTCAACCGACCGGTGATATTGAAATTGATATGGAGAAGATCAAGGATTTCTACAGAAAAATCCCTGCAAAATACCCTGATCAGGGTGTAAAATGA
- the hutU gene encoding urocanate hydratase — protein MKNITDYSKKGPTPTGSTLNTKGWVQEAALRMLYNNLDPEVAERPEDLVVYGGIGKAARNWDSFDLIVKALKDLREDETLLVQSGKPVGILRSHADAPRVLISNSMLVPNWANWEHFRELEKKGLMMYGQMTAGSWIYIGSQGIVQGTYETFAELARQHFDGTLKGKVNVTAGLGGMGGAQPLAITMCGGVCLAAEMEEWRIDKRLETRYLDEKFLDIDKAIDRAQEAAASGEPISIGVACNVVDLLQRYIDRNITPDTLTDQTSAHDELNGYFPENLSVAEANTLREANPEEYGSLSLDTMARHVRQMLELQKRGAITFDYGNNLRGQAKDRRGVENAFDFPGFVPAYIRPLFCQGKGPFRFVALSGDPKDIYTCDKVLLELFPENESLKRWLKMAREKIAFQGLPSRICWLGQGDREKAGLAFNKLVAEGKVKAPIVIGRDHLDTGSVASPNRETEAMKDGSDAVADWPVLNALINTAGGASWVSVHHGGGVGMGYSIHAGVVILADGTPEAERRLARVLHNDPAMGVIRHADAGYDIAKDTARTHRLDLAERLNK, from the coding sequence ATGAAAAATATTACCGACTATAGCAAAAAAGGTCCCACACCCACCGGCAGCACGCTCAACACGAAAGGATGGGTACAGGAAGCAGCCCTTCGTATGCTGTACAATAATTTAGACCCTGAAGTAGCCGAACGCCCCGAAGATCTTGTGGTGTATGGAGGAATAGGTAAGGCCGCCCGCAACTGGGATTCTTTTGACCTGATCGTTAAAGCATTAAAGGACCTTCGGGAAGATGAGACTTTGCTTGTTCAGTCAGGTAAACCGGTAGGAATTTTACGCTCCCATGCGGATGCTCCCCGGGTGCTGATTTCTAATTCTATGCTTGTTCCTAATTGGGCTAATTGGGAACACTTTCGCGAGTTGGAGAAGAAAGGACTGATGATGTACGGACAAATGACGGCCGGATCATGGATTTATATCGGTTCTCAGGGTATTGTACAGGGCACCTATGAGACCTTTGCAGAACTTGCCCGCCAGCATTTTGACGGTACTTTGAAAGGTAAAGTAAACGTAACGGCAGGACTAGGAGGCATGGGTGGTGCACAGCCACTGGCTATAACCATGTGCGGAGGAGTTTGCCTTGCTGCCGAAATGGAAGAATGGCGGATAGACAAACGGCTGGAGACCCGCTACCTGGATGAAAAATTTCTTGATATTGATAAAGCGATAGACCGGGCGCAGGAAGCTGCAGCAAGTGGCGAGCCTATATCCATTGGAGTAGCATGCAATGTAGTGGACCTGCTTCAGCGATACATAGATCGCAACATTACACCCGATACGCTTACCGATCAGACATCTGCACATGATGAACTTAATGGCTATTTTCCTGAGAACCTATCTGTAGCTGAAGCTAACACCCTGCGGGAGGCTAACCCGGAGGAGTATGGAAGTCTGTCACTGGACACTATGGCCCGTCATGTGCGTCAAATGCTCGAACTACAGAAACGGGGCGCCATTACCTTTGATTACGGTAATAACCTGCGTGGCCAGGCGAAAGACAGAAGGGGAGTAGAAAATGCCTTTGATTTTCCGGGATTCGTACCTGCCTACATCCGGCCACTTTTTTGTCAGGGTAAAGGTCCTTTCCGTTTTGTGGCTTTAAGTGGGGACCCTAAAGATATTTATACCTGTGACAAGGTGCTTCTTGAGTTATTTCCTGAGAATGAAAGCCTGAAAAGGTGGCTGAAAATGGCCAGAGAAAAAATTGCCTTTCAGGGCTTGCCATCACGGATTTGCTGGCTGGGTCAGGGGGATCGCGAAAAGGCCGGCCTGGCCTTTAATAAGCTGGTGGCAGAAGGAAAAGTAAAGGCCCCGATCGTCATTGGCAGAGATCATCTGGACACGGGCTCCGTGGCTTCTCCTAACCGCGAGACGGAAGCTATGAAAGATGGGTCAGATGCAGTGGCTGATTGGCCTGTCTTAAATGCACTGATAAATACTGCAGGCGGTGCCAGTTGGGTTTCTGTCCACCATGGAGGAGGTGTAGGCATGGGATATTCAATTCATGCCGGCGTCGTTATACTTGCCGATGGTACCCCGGAAGCCGAACGAAGACTTGCAAGAGTATTGCATAATGATCCGGCAATGGGGGTGATAAGGCATGCCGACGCAGGATATGATATTGCTAAGGACACAGCACGGACACACAGACTGGACCTTGCTGAGCGACTTAATAAGTAG
- a CDS encoding IS1182 family transposase — protein sequence MSEKIVFKDYNPKQIMLLPPSLEELIEADHPVRVVNEVVDRLDIAPLLTGYKPGGTSVYHPRMLLKILIYGYMSNIYSTRKLEAAIGQNVHFMWLAGMNKPDHNTIARFRCDRLKDSLKVIFAQIVMFLVDEGLLDLKTVYTDGTKIEAQANRYTFVWGRSIKTNTEKISQQLEELWDYTQRVAEDELYQEKPDFSKIDARKVSDTIDRIDQALTGKKIAKGKRQKLTYARKNWPGKLAEYQQKQAILGQRNSYSKTDHDATFMMMKEDHMRNGQLKPGYNLQISTSNQYLVNYTIHQNPTDTLTLQPHLKNYQQLYNTLPDTICADAGYGSEENYDYLKDKVEKAYVKYNYFHKEQTRKWKQDISKSQNLHYNEEQDKIYCPAGQPMDHIGKRKTKTKSGYEQTYAQYQARNCLECPLRSGCFKAKGNRIVEINHNLRTHKQKVRDMLMSDQGIAHRKQRPADVETVFAAIKHNRGFRRFMMRGTEKVEIEAGLLAIAHNLLKKAS from the coding sequence ATAAGCGAAAAGATAGTTTTTAAAGACTACAACCCCAAGCAAATTATGCTTTTACCTCCGAGCCTGGAGGAGTTAATAGAGGCAGACCATCCAGTTCGGGTGGTCAACGAAGTGGTCGATCGTCTTGATATTGCCCCTCTATTGACTGGTTATAAGCCTGGCGGTACATCAGTATATCATCCAAGGATGCTGCTTAAAATATTGATTTACGGGTATATGAGTAATATCTACTCTACCCGCAAGTTGGAGGCAGCTATTGGTCAAAACGTTCACTTCATGTGGTTGGCAGGTATGAACAAGCCTGACCATAACACTATTGCCCGTTTTCGATGCGATCGGTTGAAAGATAGCCTGAAGGTGATCTTTGCTCAGATTGTAATGTTCTTAGTTGATGAGGGCCTACTGGACTTAAAGACAGTTTACACCGACGGCACCAAGATAGAAGCCCAGGCTAATCGCTACACGTTTGTGTGGGGCAGGTCTATTAAGACCAATACCGAAAAGATAAGCCAACAGCTTGAAGAGTTGTGGGACTATACCCAGCGGGTGGCAGAAGACGAGTTATATCAGGAAAAGCCTGATTTTAGCAAAATCGATGCTCGAAAGGTTAGTGATACTATTGATAGGATTGACCAGGCACTCACGGGCAAGAAGATAGCAAAAGGGAAGAGGCAGAAGCTTACCTATGCACGAAAAAACTGGCCTGGGAAGCTGGCTGAATACCAGCAGAAGCAAGCTATACTGGGACAACGAAACAGCTATTCAAAGACTGACCACGATGCAACCTTTATGATGATGAAGGAAGACCATATGCGAAATGGACAGCTCAAGCCGGGCTATAACCTTCAGATCAGCACCTCCAATCAATACTTGGTAAACTACACGATCCATCAAAATCCTACCGACACCCTAACGTTACAACCCCATCTTAAGAACTATCAGCAGTTATATAACACCCTGCCTGACACTATATGCGCTGATGCAGGATATGGTAGCGAAGAGAACTATGACTATCTGAAAGATAAAGTAGAGAAGGCCTATGTAAAGTATAATTACTTCCATAAGGAGCAAACCAGAAAATGGAAGCAAGACATATCTAAATCTCAGAACCTGCATTACAACGAAGAGCAGGATAAGATCTATTGCCCGGCAGGCCAGCCAATGGATCATATAGGAAAGCGAAAAACAAAAACTAAGTCGGGTTATGAACAAACTTATGCACAATATCAGGCCAGAAACTGCCTGGAGTGTCCATTAAGGAGCGGTTGTTTTAAAGCAAAAGGCAACCGGATAGTTGAGATCAATCATAACCTTAGAACTCACAAGCAAAAAGTGCGGGATATGCTTATGAGTGACCAGGGAATAGCTCATCGCAAGCAGCGACCGGCAGATGTAGAAACTGTGTTCGCAGCCATCAAACACAACCGGGGCTTCCGCAGATTTATGATGCGGGGAACAGAGAAAGTCGAAATAGAAGCCGGACTACTGGCTATTGCACATAACCTGCTCAAAAAGGCTTCATAG
- a CDS encoding tetratricopeptide repeat protein produces MPEAENYIATGDRQVREGLLEEALNSYSSALALSPDHPRALVGRAKTYYQQKRTQEALKDLNHLVNSYPDNGRFHVERGVLLHLAGQNKEAMRDFDAAVKTDPQDPYFFSSRAFIKDRLGDYSGALEDYEKAVTLDPEDAIAFNNKGLVEEKLGRIDASKRSFSRADELDPAKNPSSGSITPDFRNTQAPAPSPTPDAKDKVMVEPRKEKLSISDYLHTLKSVFSDKDVFGEFINYLRGGGNKRR; encoded by the coding sequence ATGCCAGAAGCAGAAAATTATATAGCCACGGGAGACCGTCAGGTACGCGAAGGTCTCCTGGAGGAAGCGCTTAATAGTTATTCTTCCGCACTAGCTCTAAGTCCGGATCATCCTAGAGCTTTGGTAGGACGGGCCAAGACATACTATCAGCAGAAAAGAACGCAGGAGGCCCTGAAAGACCTGAACCATCTCGTTAATAGCTATCCCGATAACGGGCGCTTTCATGTAGAGAGGGGCGTGCTATTACACCTTGCCGGACAAAATAAGGAAGCGATGAGAGATTTTGACGCCGCTGTGAAAACCGATCCTCAGGATCCGTATTTCTTCAGTAGCAGAGCATTTATCAAAGATCGGTTAGGCGATTACAGCGGGGCATTAGAGGATTATGAAAAGGCTGTTACACTCGACCCGGAGGATGCTATAGCCTTTAATAATAAGGGGCTTGTCGAGGAAAAATTAGGGCGAATAGACGCCAGTAAAAGAAGTTTTAGCCGAGCAGACGAACTTGATCCGGCCAAAAATCCATCATCTGGCAGCATAACACCAGACTTCAGGAACACGCAGGCACCGGCTCCTTCCCCTACACCTGATGCAAAAGACAAGGTAATGGTGGAGCCTCGAAAAGAAAAGCTAAGCATATCGGATTACCTGCATACTCTTAAATCTGTGTTTTCAGACAAGGATGTTTTTGGTGAATTTATTAATTATTTAAGGGGAGGTGGTAATAAAAGAAGGTAA
- a CDS encoding diacylglycerol kinase family protein, with protein sequence MHQPFFKNILFVINPISGGIDKDELDHHLEAFCSSCGISHSFFRTTGENDKRKIKDKIKDNNPDAVIAIGGDGTVNLVASILAGTDMCMGILPMGSGNGLAKDLNIPQNDPEAAMEVLRNPTIKKIDTLKVNGHFFVHLCDLGFNAHVVKMFSRSEHRGLLSYMRFTVMEFFSYHSFKYRLSVDTQEEDISGKAFMITCANSNKYGSNIVINPEGHMTDGAFEVVVIKDFKWYKVFKMIALLVIRRIHTWELTQTVRCKKARIVLRKKKTLQYDGELGEKVKEIQVSVLPGNLKVICPTISCA encoded by the coding sequence ATGCATCAGCCATTTTTTAAGAATATACTTTTTGTTATAAACCCCATATCGGGAGGAATAGATAAGGATGAGCTTGATCATCATCTGGAAGCTTTTTGTTCCTCATGTGGTATCAGTCATTCTTTTTTCCGTACTACCGGCGAGAACGATAAGAGAAAAATAAAAGATAAGATAAAGGATAATAATCCTGATGCTGTGATTGCCATAGGAGGTGATGGTACGGTCAATCTGGTAGCATCTATTCTGGCTGGGACTGACATGTGCATGGGTATATTGCCCATGGGCTCCGGCAATGGACTAGCAAAGGACCTAAATATTCCTCAGAATGATCCCGAAGCTGCTATGGAAGTGCTTAGGAATCCTACCATCAAGAAAATTGATACCCTAAAGGTCAACGGCCACTTTTTTGTCCATTTGTGCGATCTGGGTTTCAATGCTCATGTAGTCAAAATGTTTTCCAGAAGTGAACACAGGGGGCTTCTCAGTTATATGAGATTTACCGTAATGGAGTTTTTTAGCTATCATAGCTTTAAATATAGACTCAGCGTTGATACACAGGAGGAGGATATTTCTGGTAAGGCTTTTATGATCACTTGTGCAAATAGTAATAAGTATGGCAGTAACATAGTCATAAATCCTGAAGGTCACATGACAGATGGAGCGTTTGAAGTAGTAGTAATTAAAGACTTCAAATGGTACAAAGTCTTCAAAATGATAGCCTTGCTAGTCATAAGGCGGATACACACGTGGGAATTGACACAGACCGTGCGTTGTAAAAAAGCCCGAATAGTGCTGAGGAAAAAGAAAACGCTTCAGTATGATGGCGAGCTGGGTGAAAAGGTCAAAGAGATACAGGTTTCTGTCCTGCCGGGTAACTTAAAGGTGATTTGCCCTACTATAAGCTGCGCATGA
- a CDS encoding GNAT family N-acetyltransferase produces the protein MNVKALKGKEAKVRIDEIAALRMEVFREFPYLYEGTVENEEEYLSRYLEATGFMAIVAEDKHQIVGVSTCLPLEQEIDDITAPFVRRNISLDSVLYFGESVLKRSYRGRGLGVRFFDERESYARDMGREACYFCAVERSPDHSLKPAGYRDLQDFWKKRGYEITDLFCTLEWQDIDQDSETEKSLRFWKKEL, from the coding sequence ATGAACGTAAAAGCATTGAAAGGTAAAGAGGCAAAGGTTCGCATCGATGAAATTGCAGCCTTACGCATGGAAGTTTTTAGAGAGTTCCCATATTTATATGAGGGGACTGTAGAAAATGAGGAAGAGTACCTCAGCCGCTACCTGGAGGCTACTGGCTTTATGGCTATAGTAGCTGAAGACAAGCATCAAATAGTAGGTGTGAGTACCTGCCTGCCATTAGAGCAGGAAATTGATGACATTACTGCTCCCTTTGTCAGAAGAAATATATCCTTGGACTCAGTTTTATATTTTGGTGAATCTGTTCTGAAGAGGAGTTATAGAGGCCGTGGTCTAGGTGTTCGTTTTTTTGATGAAAGAGAAAGTTACGCCAGAGATATGGGAAGGGAGGCATGCTATTTTTGTGCCGTTGAGAGGTCGCCTGACCACAGTCTTAAGCCAGCAGGTTACAGAGACCTGCAGGATTTTTGGAAAAAGAGAGGATATGAAATTACTGATCTTTTCTGCACTCTCGAGTGGCAGGATATAGACCAAGACAGTGAAACTGAAAAGTCATTACGCTTTTGGAAGAAAGAACTATGA